One segment of Primulina tabacum isolate GXHZ01 chromosome 14, ASM2559414v2, whole genome shotgun sequence DNA contains the following:
- the LOC142524297 gene encoding uncharacterized protein LOC142524297 isoform X2 codes for MTSQLCPLYLNPPHSCRFRCTPVTSAVLRRHHRRRLLKYSPSPTRTSSPIPSVFKLSDDSIQINLKPPPLTSLRQFQTRLRQLLDDSLESFDDLKTVITVDNRDGGGVVITCKRSIVDFFVAILLSSFVIIFTSRALFKLRKYDGERLIYKRDRSLGGREVVVGKSQGSLPTTHKSAASSGENSDYFNQKKIRPTQMWGRRKEVLPQWWPQVLNSGSIETSNTEEYQRMANQLTREIMDRKMSGQDILADDIVQLRHICKCYGVRSFTDTENARDSLYRASINFVLNYCESISDISTSVHINGEDARDFIAGLADNIGLENTRAARMVSAAVAAHTRSRILQAWALEVQNKHSESLVELFKVCLIHRIFPPGESSLEMEMVARGLAKSLSVEQRELIFTSFSIICGHEMHQSTAEALGLVGVEDQ; via the exons ATGACTAGTCAACTGTGCCCCCTCTACCTTAATCCCCCGCACTCTTGTCGCTTCCGATGTACTCCAGTGACCTCCGCAGTACTGCGCCGCCACCACCGTCGTCGCCTTCTCAAGTACTCTCCATCACCCACCCGCACATCCTCACCCATTCCCTCAGTCTTCAAGCTCTCTGATGATTCcattcaaataaatttaaaaccaCCTCCTCTTACTTCCCTCCGACAATTCCAAACTCGACTACGTCAACTCCTTGATGACAGCCTCGAATCTTTTGACGACCTTAAAACTGTTATCACCGTTGATAACCGCGATGGAGGGGGGGTCGTAATCACTTGCAAGAGGTCCATCGTTGATTTTTTTGTTGCGATTTTACTTTCCAgtttcgtgattatttttacTTCCAGAGCTTTATTTAAGCTACGAAAATATGATGGTGAGAGGCTGATCTACAAGAGAGATCGGAGCCTTGGTGGCAGGGAAGTGGTGGTAGGGAAAAGTCAGGGCTCTTTGCCGACAACACATAAATCGGCGGCATCGAGTGGGGAAAATTCCGATTATTTTAATCAGAAGAAAATAAGACCGACACAGATGTGGGGAAGGAGGAAGGAAGTGTTACCTCAGTGGTGGCCTCAGGTTTTGAATTCGGGTTCCATTGAAACAAGCAATACGGAGGAATATCAAAGAATGGCTAATCAATTGACCCGAG AAATTATGGACCGCAAAATGAGCGGCCAAGACATTTTGGCAGATGACATTGTTCAG TTACGTCATATATGCAAGTGCTATGGAGTGAGGTCCTTCACTGACACTGAAAATGCACGGGATTCTCTCTATCGTGCCTCAATCAACTTTGTTTTGAATTACTGTGAAAG CATATCCGATATATCCACCTCCGTTCACATTAATGGTGAGGATGCCAGAGACTTTATTGCTGGGCTCGCTGATAACATTGGACTTGAGAACACTCGGGCTGCTAGAATGGTGTCCGCTGCTGTTGCTGCACACACACGATCTAGAATTCTGCAGGCATGG GCATTAGAAgttcaaaataaacattctgAATCACTGGTCGAATTGTTCAAAGTATGTCTCATTCACCGGATCTTCCCTCCTGGGGAGAGTTCG CTCGAGATGGAAATGGTTGCCCGAGGCCTTGCAAAGTCTTTGAGCGTGGAACAAAGAGAATTGATTTTTACTTCATTCAGTATCATCTGTGGCCATGAAATGCATCAAAGCACGGCAGAAGCATTGGGTTTG GTAGGAGTGGAAGATCAATGA
- the LOC142525407 gene encoding uncharacterized protein LOC142525407 — protein sequence MAKRCTHSLEFTPNYGWMGEPILVTIKLYYNVAMETNSVRKMYKEEVGCMEKIGADFNLHKVGKSMNNGRYLKSDADMVEIRNHVPKNFEVEIYFEHDEFISINR from the exons ATGGCTAAACGATGTACACATTCTCTGGAATTCACCCCAAATTATG GCTGGATGGGAGAACCTATTCTTGTTACAATTAAATTGTACTACAATGTTGCAATGGAAACCAATAGTGTGAGGAAAATGTACAAAG AGGAAGTAGGATGCATGGAGAAGATAGGTGCAGATTTTAATCTGCACAAAGTCGGTAAATCTATGAACAATGGTAGGTATTTGAAAAGTGATGCTGATATGGTTGAAATTAGGAACCATGTCCCCAAAAACTTTGAAgtagaaatttattttgaacatgatgaatttatttcaataaacagaTAG
- the LOC142524297 gene encoding uncharacterized protein LOC142524297 isoform X1 produces MTSQLCPLYLNPPHSCRFRCTPVTSAVLRRHHRRRLLKYSPSPTRTSSPIPSVFKLSDDSIQINLKPPPLTSLRQFQTRLRQLLDDSLESFDDLKTVITVDNRDGGGVVITCKRSIVDFFVAILLSSFVIIFTSRALFKLRKYDGERLIYKRDRSLGGREVVVGKSQGSLPTTHKSAASSGENSDYFNQKKIRPTQMWGRRKEVLPQWWPQVLNSGSIETSNTEEYQRMANQLTREIMDRKMSGQDILADDIVQLRHICKCYGVRSFTDTENARDSLYRASINFVLNYCESISDISTSVHINGEDARDFIAGLADNIGLENTRAARMVSAAVAAHTRSRILQAWALEVQNKHSESLVELFKVCLIHRIFPPGESSLEMEMVARGLAKSLSVEQRELIFTSFSIICGHEMHQSTAEALGLADTGRSGRSMRKPAFINSRFLHTIC; encoded by the exons ATGACTAGTCAACTGTGCCCCCTCTACCTTAATCCCCCGCACTCTTGTCGCTTCCGATGTACTCCAGTGACCTCCGCAGTACTGCGCCGCCACCACCGTCGTCGCCTTCTCAAGTACTCTCCATCACCCACCCGCACATCCTCACCCATTCCCTCAGTCTTCAAGCTCTCTGATGATTCcattcaaataaatttaaaaccaCCTCCTCTTACTTCCCTCCGACAATTCCAAACTCGACTACGTCAACTCCTTGATGACAGCCTCGAATCTTTTGACGACCTTAAAACTGTTATCACCGTTGATAACCGCGATGGAGGGGGGGTCGTAATCACTTGCAAGAGGTCCATCGTTGATTTTTTTGTTGCGATTTTACTTTCCAgtttcgtgattatttttacTTCCAGAGCTTTATTTAAGCTACGAAAATATGATGGTGAGAGGCTGATCTACAAGAGAGATCGGAGCCTTGGTGGCAGGGAAGTGGTGGTAGGGAAAAGTCAGGGCTCTTTGCCGACAACACATAAATCGGCGGCATCGAGTGGGGAAAATTCCGATTATTTTAATCAGAAGAAAATAAGACCGACACAGATGTGGGGAAGGAGGAAGGAAGTGTTACCTCAGTGGTGGCCTCAGGTTTTGAATTCGGGTTCCATTGAAACAAGCAATACGGAGGAATATCAAAGAATGGCTAATCAATTGACCCGAG AAATTATGGACCGCAAAATGAGCGGCCAAGACATTTTGGCAGATGACATTGTTCAG TTACGTCATATATGCAAGTGCTATGGAGTGAGGTCCTTCACTGACACTGAAAATGCACGGGATTCTCTCTATCGTGCCTCAATCAACTTTGTTTTGAATTACTGTGAAAG CATATCCGATATATCCACCTCCGTTCACATTAATGGTGAGGATGCCAGAGACTTTATTGCTGGGCTCGCTGATAACATTGGACTTGAGAACACTCGGGCTGCTAGAATGGTGTCCGCTGCTGTTGCTGCACACACACGATCTAGAATTCTGCAGGCATGG GCATTAGAAgttcaaaataaacattctgAATCACTGGTCGAATTGTTCAAAGTATGTCTCATTCACCGGATCTTCCCTCCTGGGGAGAGTTCG CTCGAGATGGAAATGGTTGCCCGAGGCCTTGCAAAGTCTTTGAGCGTGGAACAAAGAGAATTGATTTTTACTTCATTCAGTATCATCTGTGGCCATGAAATGCATCAAAGCACGGCAGAAGCATTGGGTTTG GCTGACACAGGTAGGAGTGGAAGATCAATGAGGAAACCAGCGTTCATAAACTCTAGATTTCTTCATACAATTTGCTGA